Part of the Mytilus trossulus isolate FHL-02 chromosome 2, PNRI_Mtr1.1.1.hap1, whole genome shotgun sequence genome is shown below.
tggggtcaaaggtcaaatttggctttaaaattagaaagatcatatcataagcaacatgaaGTGTACttagtttaaagttgattggacttcagctttattgaaaactaccttgatcaaaaacttaaacctgaacgGATGCACGGACGAAAGGAGCCACAggccagaaaacataatgcccctctactattgtaggtggggcataaaaacgaAGATATGTAATGACTTTAATTGCGAGTTACAATGTTACAATTTGGTTAATTATACTTTCAGAGACTAATGGAACAGTTATTGATCAACAAACCCTCAGACCCATTAGCATTTCTGGTGGAATTACTAAAGAGGGACAACAATGATGGTATGGATTGTTTGATCAACAATTTACTGGCACTTAGAGCAGTGTTTTTCtgctatttttttaaagaaataattgttAAACACTTCATTTGCTGTGAATGTAAATTCTTGTTTgttcaattgtaaaaaaatgtttgagtaataaaaatgaccatacaaAAAGAGACCTGCTGTAAATTCAATATTTGTGAAATTCTGaatttatgtttaaatcttCAGCAATAAATTTCTTTCAGTTTCTAGATTCCtatcaatttgtaaaatttaatggTGTCACTTGAATTTAACCTTATTCCtatcaatttgtaaaaattaatgGTGTGACTAGAAATTCTTGAATTAAACTTAGATTGTAATTATTGTGATGTTCATTGGGCCTTAAAAACCTTTTTTTCTTCCAATTGTTTTATGGagagagatatatatatatatattatatacaactcgtcttaacatcaactcaaacaatgttagatctataaatttgctttcgcaaattttttgttcttccatcgccaggattcgaacccatgctactgagatatcgtgacaccaaatcgcctgcattgtagctgtcccgctagaccacacgaccacctgggcttcatttatatacatacatatacagCTATTAAATAGAATagcttttattaaaaaaaaatttttttttcttctttcagttCCTCAAGTAATAATTCTAGGACCTCCAGCCTCTGGTAAGAAAACAATAGCCAAACTTTGTTCCAATAAACTAAGAACTGCACACCTGACAGAAGACAATATGGTTGCTGAAGCTGAAACAGACACCAAAGTTAAAGTACAGGAgatgataaaaaagaaacaggTATTGCATCACAGACCAGTTGTGTATAAACAAAAGGAGTGTACACTCAAGGAAACAActacaaaacaaaactaaattcAGCTTTCAGAATAGATTTTAAAACCACATTCCCAGAGCTCTAAATCTTTGGAAAATTTGAGTTAACTTAAGTTATGTTGGCATTTAGACATCATTTTTACAGGCTTGGTCTTTTATTAACATGAAGTTCATAGGTAGTTTATATTGATGCACCATAGTAAGACTGTCTTAACAGAACATGTATCTGTGAGAGTTTGAAACAATTCTAGTAATGACATGAAATTGTTCTGTGAGAGTTTGAAACAATTCTAGTAATGACATGAAATTGTTCTGTGAGAGTTTGAAACAATTCTAGTAATGACATGAAATTGTTCTGTGAGAGTTTGAAACAATTCTTGTAATGACATGAAATTTTTCTGTGAGAGTTTGAAACAATTCTAGTAGTGacatgaaattgttcaaattcatttttgcaCTGTTTTATCACATTTGTTTCTCAGTTCATAGTTGATGGAAAATTATCTATACTTTTAACTGAACTATTATTTTGTGAACTCTTTCAATTCTGTAATCTCAAGTTATCAATAAATCATCAGCAGTCAAACATAATACTTTAGATCCTACTTATTTTCACAGGTTGTTCCAACAGAAGTATGGGTTAAGATATTAACTGACAGGATGAAGCTGGCTGACTGTATAAAGAAAGGCTGGGTCATGGAAGGATTTCCTCAAACTAGAGAACAAGCTTTAGCATTACAAACTGCTGGTGTTTATGCAAAACACACAGGTATGTCAAACATAGAAGGATCTACTCTTCAAGTTTAACACTATTTCTGTTCCTCATGTGTACTTGATATGACAGAAGGGGTGGGAGGCAGTGTTTACCAACcaactttgttaaaaaaaaatgtacacataCATATTATTAGTTTTTATTGATCAGGACTGAAGTCTCCTATAGATGATggtctttttgaattttttgaggAATTACTGTTTTTTGTTGCTACAATATCGTACAGTACTtggaaaaataatgtttgatttATGGATACCAAATGTGATTGAAGTTTATAATATGTACAATGTGAAAAGATAACCCCTAACTTGTATATAagtaaattgatataaaaaaaaagatctgatGAGGAATACAATTAACTAATCAAGATTGAAGACGAATGTTTTCTCTTTAAAAATGGCAAATAACAATAATCACAAATAGttagaaattacaaaaaggtCGGGTGGATGGTAAAGGCCATTGTGGATGGAATCATGGTAATATATTTGTGCCTTATACTTAATTATTCCAAACAACTTGTAcatgtttgtataattgtaattttgtttatatttcagttatATTAGATGCACCAGACACTGTGTTGATTGAGAGAGCACAAGGTAAAAGGATTGACCCAAAGACAGGAGATATTTACCATACTACATTTGATTTACCTACAAATCCTGAGATCCAGGGACGTCTAGAAGAAGTTCCAGGTTATAAAGAGGAAGAAATGGTACAAAAACTTATAGAATATCATCGCCATATTGATGGAGTGCTAGATTGTTACCAGAAGACTGTAAAAACTATCAATGCTGATCAGCCTAAAGCTGATGTTTTCTCACAAGgtaatttagatatatatatattgtttgttttatctacTTGTATGTATAAGAGTAgtgaaagatatcaaaggaaTATTCTAACTCATAAGTTGAAAAGGAACAGACAATGCCATGACAAAATAATTCAGTTGTCTATGGTTTGGTTCATAGGATCCTGATGGGTGATATTGTTTAACCTAATAATGCagttataaatgttttacattgataTTGACCTTTACATGCTTTACATAACTTGGGACATTGAgctatattttaattaattttcaaagtAACTATTTACATTAACTACCTTGTCAGAATAACACTGAACCATTAcagtatgtaaataaaaagttcaTGATCTAAGTTCTTAACAAACGAAGTAAACagcatatacaatgtatttttttaaattttgttgtacattgtAAAGCTTTTTTAAATAGCGGACTACTGGTATGTCCAAAGTTTATGTATTTTCTATTGCAcgattattttactttatattttcagtATACACATATCTATGTAGAAACCCAAGATCTAATGCACCACACACACCAAGGATTGTATTGCTGGGACCTACTGGATCAGGGAAAGGTGTCCAAGCAGCTCTCCTGgccaataaatataatattgttaatgGTATGTATTAGACAGGTTGAACTGTAAGCACAGTGTTACTGTGTCTAACATGACCTGACTATGAGTATGgctgataaaaataaattatatgctTGTTTGTGAGctttaaaagtgttttaaaGGACCTTCGGTGTTGATTCAGATGTAGTCAGAAATTATTCCAATAAACCCATGTATCTTGTAATAATTTAATCATTTACActgacatattttttattctatcaAACATTTATACTTTCCAGCTTAATTCTGGCTGTGGTTGAGCTAACGGAAAAAACCATGATAGATAAATAATCTTTCCTTTTTCCTTAAAAATGATTACTAATTTTGTCTGCTTTCAGTATCATGTGGACAGTTGGTGAAACAATCCATAGCAGATGAAACTGATCAAGGAAAAGCTTCAATACCTTATGTGGACAAAGATATGATGGGtaagaaacatttataaatatttcacagAAAGCCCATAGGGATAATGTATTTTCAGATTAGGAATCTTCAGTATGATCAAGGCATAAGCcatgtttgaaatttaatactaaTTTGAACTCCTAATGTTCACTTTTACACATGaactttaatatatttgaaCAAGAAAGAATTAAGAAGAtggtataaaattaaatataattgaattacTATCAGATTTTCAATAGAAAAGAATATCATAATTGTTGTGACTAGTATTTTGGAGTATTCTGCTTCTTTCTTTGTCTattagatgattttttttaaaaaccacTTTTCTACACTTAATAGAATATAAGGTAAACACACTTGAATGCTGTAACGgtaaaaaatgttgatttttatgataaaaaattaattattacaattatttcagacattttaaaaacaattgtctGTTGAAGATTTAcataaagattttaaatttgGTGGATTGTCTAATTACCAATGCATTTCGATTTGTCTCCCCTATTCAATTTCTTTGACTAGCTTATTCATATCtaacagttaaaatataaattaatctgtttttcaaattttgtgtaTGTATAAGATAATTCTATGCCCTATACACATTGGTAGATTATCTTATgtaaaacagaaataatttgTTCTTTCAGTGCCAGATACAATTGTACAGAAAATAGTGAGCAACAGATTGTCCCAGCTGGACTGTGTCAGTAGGGGATGGGTGCTACATGGTTACCCCAGGACCAGAGAACAGGGAGAAATGTTGGCTAAAGAAGGATTTCTTCCAAACAGGTAAGAACCTAATACTAAAGGAACTCTGTAAGTTGTACAAGTAACATGCAACAAAAAGGTGTACAAGTTCAGCAAAAAATAACGTCAAACTAAACTCTGTAACATGTTTACTCATGAACCAGGGAATCCATAAGAAATGCTTACTTTAAAGGTCATCGCCTCAAGGTTGTAGAACTACAGATATTTAATAAGCTCAACAATATTCAAGTCAAATTTCTAAAGTTTTAcagaatgaaacaaaaaattataaacagataaaattTCCAATACACATAATAGTTTATTACATTAGCTATTTTTTCTACATCactataaaaatccaatcctatcttaaaattgaattatttaaaaaaaaaagaagccaaagcaacaataatatatttgtatagtaGAAAAAGGTCTCATCAAGTTAGAGTTTATGATGGCATCACTTTTATTTCAGAGTATTTTTCCTCAATGTGCCCAATGATTCAGTGATAGAGAGATTAACATTACGATCCACCGATCCTATCACAGGAGACAGATATCACAGTCTTTACAATCCTCCACGGACACAGGAAGTCAAGGATCGTCTCTCTAAACATAACAAAGACGATGAAAGCAAGGTGAAGGCCAGGTTATCACAATATCATGCCTACGTTGAGGAGCTAGCAGACTTATATATACAAGGACAACAAATTAACGCTGACCAAGACCCACATACAGTGTTTGAATGTATTGAAAGTATGATTGTCAATCCACTGCCGAAAAAGTTTATGTGAAAAGAAACAATCAAGCAATTCTGTGATATTTGACCAGTTATGTGACAATTTATGTTGACCTTTATTTATTACTATCCTGAAATATGATATTTGAATGTCATCTAGACGTGAACTTTGAAATGATGAATTGTTATACTTTATACAGCATAAAATAGTTAAGACAAATGTTATAATTGCAACAAGAATAAGTTACTTGGATAttaacaattaattttaaagcaatTTTTACATCATTGTTGATAAATAAGAAGACATGACatcagaacttttttttcaCTGCCTTGTAATGATGATTTTTCTTTACAAGTGTCCTTTATGTTGAaagatatattatgtataaagaaacCATAAAATATGCAGTGGTAAATATTGCATTTATCTCAACAACTatttaatcaatatattttattatggtATTTTGAGTTGAGTATTCATTTATATGTCAATTAAAATTCACAAGGTGGTTTCGTATAGAATTCCGAAAATTGTATGTATCCATGAATTAAGGATGTCTGCtcgtcatgttttggaatttttgtcagattttcggagtCCTTTgattttatccatttgaatgccctTCAAAATCttccccatttttctttttatatttttttacatgtgtaattataagtcatttgtaaaagtcttataacattttatgtattttttaatagtatttgagAACCTTAACTGGTCAATGAAAAAGCTaggaaaaatcaagagagaacattttccccaCCAAAATTCCATTggttaatatctcaaaaacaagcacattgacccctatattctttttgcttttttgattcCTCACTTTATTCCCTATCAATacatactagttttatgaaaagttatttattttgaaactgagcagcgaacATCATTAAGATGATGTTTCTCCATATCATCCAAACCACCTCCCTTGTCTTGTGGTAGTGTGTACACCTTGTTGAGTCGTACCAAAATCTTTTTAACTGGTATTTGTTGCTTTTCTTCCATGCACTTAACTGATTAAGAACAAAAACCGATTAGCTATGAAACATTTAATATTATGTGCATTTAAATGATGTCTGTTTTATGATTGCATCATAACCTAGTGAGCTGGCATGCAATAATCTGTTTAAATCcattcaaaacaacaaaaatttatTCTGAAAATCCAAATTTAAGAATATGCCATGAACATGTTTATTATCTTGAGGTAAAATGATATATTGTGGAACTTTATAATTGACAAGGTTCAAATTAGAGGTAACATACAGTGTATGCAAAACATAAACTGCTTGTTGAATACCTGTATATGaagacaacatttttttttcaaaaggcTCACTTATTAACAGGAAGATTTCCACTCTGGTAAATTTCAAGCTCTGATTTGTTGCTCCTTTAAACAATGCTACAATATTTCATGGGACAGATATACCGACAAAAAAAACTGAAGGATGGACAAATGTAAATCCGGTTATCTCCTCCAAGTATAACTACAAATGACTGATCGTAGAGGTGTTATTACTATGCAAGATTTTATTGAGTATATAATGAAGCAGCAAACACAATATCCCTTTTAACCATAGAGGAAGCTTCTTCCATTTTCTGATAAAAGATTTATTGAGTATATAATGAAGCAGCAAACACAATATCCCTTTTAACCATAGAGGAAGCTTCTTCCATTTTCTGATAAAGAACAGGATCTCCTATAATTCTGGCAGCATTCCTTACATCTCGTAATGTTTCATTAAGTCTCTGTATACATCTCACAATTATTCCTTCTTGTACATCTGTTAAGTTTGTTATCTCAGAAAAGGGctgaaaaatagataaaaattcaTTGGGGTTTTGACAAAGCCTGAAATTTAACAACATGTTTGAGGTCATAGTAAATAGCTGAAATCAGTCTGTATtccattgtttgtttgttgtcttTGTTAGTTTGTATGAAAATATAATCTTGGCGGTATATTGATTTAGAGGAACTTCAATGAAATTTACCTTTAATATAACAAGAAGTAGTTATTCTGACATGAACTATCATGATTATCAAGTACAGGTACATGTAccacaaaataattttacatttttcaaaaatcttatataaattgatataatacatgtatcttaaacTGGAATCCGCTTGTATTCGCTTCACTCAAACAACCGGTATGGCCCGATTTTTAGGCCAAATTTTGCCCTGGAGATTTGAACGAGATTGGACGATACTTTGTTACATAGCAACGTACAATATCAGAACATGTAAACAAACAGAACAATTTGTTTCCTTTTGCATAGAAAAGCATTAATTAATGGGTCAAATACATCCACATTCTAAATTTAACTAATCTATTGCAttacattaagaaaaaatatcgGAAAAGGgtataaatttgacaaaaaaataaaatcccgCTAAACTGCATGAACGATTTTCGCAAATCAACCTGACGTCATACAAAATGGAAACTTTTGAACTGAAGGCTGTGGTCTCGACAATATATTTTaacctttgaaaaaaagttcCAACGGATGTTTGGAAGGAAAAAAGATTGTTCCTTCTCATTTGCGATAACATTTCTCGGATTGTAGCATTAAATAAAACTTCATCTGTACAATATGAAGTGCTGTGTAATACACGTAATTTGATTGGTCGACTAATCAGATTCTACAAAAGATCGGCTCACACCGGCTGTCTATGAACAAAGTGTAGTAGTCAGCCGAGAACCAACTTAACATGTATCTATACTTGGTATACATTTTTGGAGGGTAATGCATCCATGCATTACTACTTTTACATGGTCTCTAGTTGAGTTTTCaccttatttcttttaattggTTGATAATGAACATGAATATAAAGGACATTTTAGTCCATAAAGTGTTGTGTATTTGGATGGTAACTTTTCTATCTATCAACAGATCAACAGTTTAATAGACCTAAAgcgttttaaattatttaccaATCCTCTTGCCCATTCAAAAACAACTTCcatcaaattaaatttgaattcttCTTCGTAATCTATAGGAGCTTGTATTCCAAACTGTCTCTGGAGAGAGTCAATCTTCCTGGCTATACCAAGGATCTTTTCTTTCCCCTACAAATAATCtcattttattaatgtttatataaaaaaagaagatctgGTATTATCGCCAACGAGAtaactattcacaaaagaccaaaataacactaacattaacaactataggtacagccttcaacaatgagcaaagcccataccgcatagtcagctataaaaggcccgaagTCTTGCCATCAATAGAAATCCTCATTACCAAACAGAAGTGGTAGATAAGTAGAATCATTCATGATTTCACCAACTCAAATGCTTACAATTTATTGATCTATACCTACAATATTCTTTAATAGGCATTTTCTAAGGGTAAAAGTGAGAACTGTTGACTCATTATTACTCGTTGGATACCAACCTTTTGGCATATCGTGGATACAGTTGAACCATGAGAGTAAATGTTCACCTAATTTCAAATTTTCCATAggttaaccctttcctccatgtatttttttctctcgcATACTTGATTtgcataggattttttcaataaaaaaaaatcatcaggtttaaagtattaatgcattgtgaaaatgaatatttcatcaatgaaaCTCAAGTCAGATATTCTCATGAATAGCCTTTTCATATTAGATACTAATTTTTTTAAGTCTGATGCAAACATTTTGTAGTCAAAGCGTTTCAACTGAagtactacacaggcgtcaaaaggcgtcattatggaggaaagggggTGGGGTCAAAAAGCGTCATTATGAAGGAAAgggttaaggtggtacctaacactacagggagataactctgtaaaatcagctaaatgttttaattacgttgtgttgttaagggggttcgcgggtctaaatcatttatataggatttctctatatttttctataaatgaactttatcttatagttaatagaaaaataaaataaaaaagtggggtcaccgttcatttgcgctcacaatctgccttcgaaagaagcatacatttgtgtaaaagtggtttttttctgttgaagtaataggagaaataaagttaatatcgaaataaaaaaagaaatttattacagaaatcgctcaaattttacaataatttagtttaagtacagcttatatggaaattatattaaaaaatataggtcaccgatgagttgaaaaagatatttcaattttaaagcctttttccaccaaagggagataatttggaactttttcaatgatgtaaacattttgaaagtcatctggggccaacacgaattgattgttttgaattatttttgtaccatatgataaagtaataactacaaaagataacaaataaaatttgtaatgaaaaacaaatgtttattttttttctgaaatttttataccctcgagcctccttaagtaatattaagcttctcaatgatcaaaataagtgtttgtcaaactgctgagtaaccagtgtaatttttctgataaaatggttggttcaaattttttgaaattttcatatttttgtcaaagggtcaaagtaaatactttgtcaaaattttatgaaaattaaacgagccaaattaattttagtgaaggtgttgggtaccaccttaactgtTTCATTTGATTTCTTAATACAATAGATGTAATCTGCAGGGATACAACCAACATAATCCAATCTCACCTGTACAAGGGTATCAATAAGTTTTGGTTCGGAGGCTCTCTTCTGTTCAAACACAACACATGACATTAATGCAGCAATCTCTGTTGGATGTAACTCAGTCAATGCATTCTCAAATACTAATTCTGTTATCATCAGTTCGTGTGTACTGATCTCACAAGCTACACGACCTTTCAACTGAACTGCATTATGCTCATCTATGTAGTTCAAAGATTTTAgcacctgaaaagaaaaaaatctcaatttaaattcaaatatattttaatagattaccttagttgaACTTAGCAAAAGATTGTTTATATGCAACCAATTTCCTGGTTTTTTTTAGTGAGTATTCATTTTAATAGGCTTTTTTGCATGTAGGAAAGTAATGTAATTTTCAAGAAGAAGTACAAAGGTTACAAGCATGGGGAAAATAAGACTGGCCATCATTAACAATTCTGCCCAACTCATTAAGATATTAACTATTGAAttcaatactgtaaattcagaaattattgcgtgcatttattattgcgattttcattttgtcattttagatttatatgcgattttattttttatgatttcaagaataatcctgtttaattcatataaaaattatttcaaaatgcgagtttaaattattgcgtttacaactctgtcgcatttttcgcaataaaagaaacctcgcattaatttctgaatttacagtagtttacAATTTCTAAgttctatttttaatttacaatttcatAGGTTAGTAGTTATAACATACCTCAATTCTTTGTTGATATTCTGGAAGCAGCATCAAACTTTCATCAGACAGTAAATATTTCAGATGTCTGTATTTAGTCCTTAATTCCATGTTACTGCTGTGTTCATCAAACTAAAACATAGATGGAATTTGtaactttcaaatgtttttaaactcTGTGTAGATGCTAAATTTTCACTCATTCTATTGGATTCAGTCACAAGTTGCTTTTGAAACAAGACTTAGGGTAAATCAGAAAACTGtggttaattttgaaaaaattgtatatttttggaTACTTGATTTTGTGATTTTGACAAAGTTTACCTATAAggaatattgattttttttacacatataaTTTGTGGTTAATCAATATCCACAGAACCTATGAACAttgtctctttgtcacattcctcagttccattctcaattttacatttgtacCCAACACATAATGATGAATCCTTaagtaaatataattttgactTCCACCAAACACTTATTTGTATCCCCACTGAAAAAAACCCTAATTCTATGTTACAACTATGCATATCAAGCCTCTGGTGATTGCATTTTAAACCAGATGTGAATGTACAACATGAATGGCAGGAGGTTCAATGCTAAATTTGCAAagttaaaatatgaataagCCCAGACATAATATGCCAgaccaaaattttgaattattttcaggagttttttttagtttatataGTGATTTTGTgcttaaatgaataaattttgcTGATGATAGAAGATGTTTGGTATTCTACAATATCTTATACTATCATATGTTGtactctatataaaaaagaagatgtggtatgattaccaatgagacaactatccacaaaagaccaaaatgacacaaacattaacaactataggtcacagtacggccttcactATATTTTATCTAGAGAATAAGTTTAGTAACACTGGATTCTGCATACCCatacagtaaatgaaataattttgatagcAATTCTTATTGTGATATCTGCCCAACAgatttgaatgaaaaatcaatttttgtaacttaaaaAAATGCTGCATACAAGTTATGCTGtcaaaatgtaagttttgatttttttagaacttatcctgaaccaaattttgcaataacAAATCTACAGTATATAAGTGTCTACTCTGtagcatatatatgtatatatttttttaaatatgtctgAACAAGTGGCAACTTTTCGTCAGATCCAACCATTGGATCACCAGTGAAGTGATATATGGGCCACAActgaaaaaacattttatattcatagCTTCTCTAAATATCATTATGGAagcaattttttgttcttccctcccCTGGATTTGAAATTGAGACAACAACACATGCACTGTGTCCAGCGCTCTAGACCACTTggacacatatatttttatacatatataagaaaattaataaaagataataacggTTTCAATACATCACTTTTACTAGTACTTTCACTGCTTTCACAGATCTTTAGGTAATGTGACTTGTATACATAAGTATAATACAAATCAATTTATATATCTGAAGTAGTAGagtaaaaaaagatttgaatgaCACTTACATGTTCTTGAAATCTAGGACAGTTTATACATTGAAATGATGTAAATGTCTGCTCCATAGCCTGTATAGATCTAAATTGTTCTACTAATTCAATGTCTCGGATATGCAAATCTTTAACAGGGTCCAGTCCTGGTAGGCCGTCAGAATTA
Proteins encoded:
- the LOC134708245 gene encoding adenylate kinase 8-like, whose product is MDQTKRPLLIPPEFGTYAEKHGIFDLYKRLMEQLLINKPSDPLAFLVELLKRDNNDVPQVIILGPPASGKKTIAKLCSNKLRTAHLTEDNMVAEAETDTKVKVQEMIKKKQVVPTEVWVKILTDRMKLADCIKKGWVMEGFPQTREQALALQTAGVYAKHTVILDAPDTVLIERAQGKRIDPKTGDIYHTTFDLPTNPEIQGRLEEVPGYKEEEMVQKLIEYHRHIDGVLDCYQKTVKTINADQPKADVFSQVYTYLCRNPRSNAPHTPRIVLLGPTGSGKGVQAALLANKYNIVNVSCGQLVKQSIADETDQGKASIPYVDKDMMVPDTIVQKIVSNRLSQLDCVSRGWVLHGYPRTREQGEMLAKEGFLPNRVFFLNVPNDSVIERLTLRSTDPITGDRYHSLYNPPRTQEVKDRLSKHNKDDESKVKARLSQYHAYVEELADLYIQGQQINADQDPHTVFECIESMIVNPLPKKFM